One window of the Nocardia huaxiensis genome contains the following:
- a CDS encoding CHAD domain-containing protein, which yields MNTTAGPALVEALSLDVDRLCAAEPEVRQDLPDSVHSMRVATRRLRSVVKSYRRILRRKPAAEITDELRWLAGLLGVARDAEVKADRFEKLLGDHSGALARADAKNGGKRSPKAKRSGEASFGADLVAKERRIYAGAHAAVLDAFDSRRYTALTERLHDLIDNPPLRHSEADKPAADLFATVLRHDFRALRRLVRIEPTLTEEQRVEHLHDIRKAAKRLRYSAEAAAAVLGEPATLLSRNAKHLQGVLGDHRDAIEAAAALRAHAAESDAPDYQRYCDAEEAAAAKALEQYPAATEFLRDRPL from the coding sequence ATGAACACCACAGCCGGTCCCGCCCTGGTCGAAGCCCTATCCCTCGACGTGGACCGGCTGTGCGCCGCCGAACCCGAAGTCCGCCAGGACCTCCCGGACTCGGTCCACTCCATGCGCGTGGCCACCCGCCGCCTGCGCAGCGTCGTGAAGTCCTACCGCCGCATCCTGCGCCGCAAACCGGCCGCCGAGATCACCGACGAATTGCGCTGGCTCGCAGGACTGCTCGGCGTGGCCCGCGACGCCGAGGTCAAGGCCGACCGCTTCGAGAAACTGCTCGGCGACCACAGCGGAGCGCTCGCCCGAGCCGACGCGAAGAACGGCGGGAAGCGATCGCCGAAAGCGAAGCGGAGCGGAGAAGCCAGTTTCGGCGCGGACCTGGTGGCGAAGGAGCGCCGCATCTACGCGGGAGCGCACGCCGCCGTCCTCGACGCTTTCGACAGCCGCCGCTACACCGCCCTCACCGAGCGCCTGCACGACCTGATCGACAACCCACCCCTGCGCCACAGCGAAGCCGACAAACCCGCCGCCGACCTGTTCGCCACGGTCCTCCGCCATGACTTCCGCGCCCTGCGCCGCCTGGTCCGCATCGAACCCACTCTCACCGAAGAGCAGCGCGTCGAGCACCTGCACGACATCCGCAAGGCCGCCAAACGTCTCCGCTACTCCGCCGAGGCGGCCGCCGCCGTCCTCGGTGAGCCCGCAACCCTGTTGTCCCGCAATGCCAAACACCTGCAGGGCGTGCTGGGCGACCACCGCGACGCCATCGAAGCCGCCGCCGCCCTGCGCGCCCACGCCGCCGAATCCGATGCCCCCGATTACCAGCGCTACTGCGACGCCGAAGAGGCAGCCGCCGCCAAGGCCCTCGAACAGTATCCGGCCGCAACCGAATTCCTCCGCGACCGTCCCCTCTGA